One genomic region from Prevotella sp. Rep29 encodes:
- the sufB gene encoding Fe-S cluster assembly protein SufB, protein MNDNNRFVRQVAERKYEFGFTTDVKTEIIEKGLNEDVVRLISAKKNEPEWLLEFRLKAFRYWQTLEQPSWGHVRLPEIDYQDISYYADPLAQKPKGTGEIDPELEKTFDKLGIPLEERLALSGVAVDAIMDSVSVKTTFKEKLSELGVIFCSIGEAVQEHPELVRKFLGTVVPYRDNFFAALNSAVFSDGSFVYIPKGVRCPMELSSYFRINARNTGQFERTLIVAEDDSYVSYLEGCTAPMRDENQLHAAIVEIIVMDRAEVKYSTVQNWYPGDEKGRGGVLNLVTKRGELRGAHSKLSWTQVETGSAITWKYPSCVLRGDNSVAEFYSVAVTNNYQEADTGTKMIHIGKNTRSTIISKGISAGHSQNSYRGLVRATSNADNARNYSSCDSLLLGSDCGAHTFPYMDIHNETAIVEHEATTSKISEDQLMYCNQRGIPTEAAVGLIVNGYAKEVLQKLPMEFAVEAQKLLSVSLEGTVG, encoded by the coding sequence ATGAACGACAATAATAGATTTGTACGGCAGGTTGCAGAACGGAAATATGAGTTCGGTTTCACCACCGACGTCAAGACCGAGATTATCGAGAAGGGCTTGAACGAGGATGTTGTGCGCCTGATTTCAGCCAAGAAGAACGAGCCGGAATGGCTGTTGGAGTTCCGTCTGAAGGCGTTTCGCTATTGGCAGACGCTCGAACAGCCTTCGTGGGGGCACGTCCGATTGCCAGAAATAGATTACCAAGACATTTCTTATTATGCCGACCCGTTGGCGCAGAAGCCGAAGGGGACGGGCGAGATAGACCCCGAACTGGAAAAGACATTCGACAAACTCGGCATTCCTCTCGAAGAACGGCTGGCATTGAGTGGCGTGGCTGTCGATGCCATCATGGACTCGGTCAGCGTGAAGACTACTTTCAAGGAGAAACTTTCCGAGTTGGGAGTGATTTTCTGCAGCATCGGTGAAGCCGTTCAAGAGCATCCCGAGTTGGTGCGTAAGTTTTTAGGGACGGTGGTTCCCTATCGCGACAATTTCTTTGCGGCGCTCAACAGTGCGGTCTTTTCCGACGGTTCGTTTGTATATATTCCCAAGGGCGTTCGTTGTCCGATGGAACTGTCGTCCTATTTCCGCATCAATGCCCGCAACACGGGGCAGTTTGAGCGTACGCTGATTGTGGCGGAAGATGACAGTTATGTTTCTTATTTAGAGGGTTGTACGGCACCGATGCGCGACGAGAATCAGTTGCATGCCGCGATTGTTGAGATTATTGTGATGGACCGTGCCGAAGTGAAATATTCGACGGTTCAGAACTGGTATCCCGGCGATGAGAAGGGTCGGGGCGGTGTGTTGAACCTCGTGACGAAGCGGGGAGAGTTGCGCGGTGCGCACTCCAAACTCTCATGGACGCAAGTGGAGACGGGAAGTGCCATCACGTGGAAATATCCGTCGTGCGTCTTGCGTGGCGACAACAGTGTGGCAGAGTTTTATTCGGTTGCCGTAACAAACAATTATCAGGAGGCAGACACGGGGACGAAGATGATACACATCGGCAAGAATACCCGTTCGACGATTATTTCGAAGGGAATCTCTGCCGGTCATTCGCAAAACTCGTATCGCGGACTGGTGCGTGCGACGTCGAACGCCGACAACGCCCGCAACTACTCGTCGTGTGACTCTCTGCTTTTAGGCAGCGACTGTGGGGCGCACACCTTCCCCTATATGGATATCCACAACGAGACCGCTATCGTGGAGCACGAAGCGACTACGTCGAAAATCAGCGAGGACCAGCTCATGTATTGCAACCAGCGAGGCATTCCGACGGAAGCAGCGGTGGGACTCATCGTCAATGGCTATGCGAAGGAGGTGTTGCAGAAACTGCCGATGGAGTTTGCCGTCGAGGCTCAGAAACTGCTCTCCGTCTCGCTTGAAGGGACGGTGGGATGA
- the ychF gene encoding redox-regulated ATPase YchF, which yields MALKCGIVGLPNVGKSTLFNCLSSAKAQAANFPFCTIEPNVGVITVPDERLTRLAEIVHPGRIVPATCEVVDIAGLVKGASKGEGLGNKFLGNIRETDAIIHVLRCFDDDNITHVDGTIDPVRDKEIIDTELQLKDLETIEGQLAKTQKTAAAGNKDAKVLMTVLEAYKEVLEKGKNTRVVTFESKEEQDAARNLFLLTSKPVLYVCNVDEASAKTGNEYARRIEQLAAEEGAETMIIAGKTEEDIAELESYEDKKLFLDELGLEESGVNRLIKKAYALLNLQTFITAGEMEVKAWTYKKGWKAPQCAGVIHTDFEKGFIRAEVIKYDDYIQYGSEAAVREAGKLAVEGKEYVVQDGDIMHFRFNV from the coding sequence ATGGCATTAAAATGTGGCATCGTAGGACTGCCAAACGTAGGTAAGTCAACACTCTTCAACTGCCTGTCGAGCGCAAAGGCACAGGCAGCCAACTTTCCCTTCTGCACGATAGAACCCAACGTCGGCGTCATCACCGTGCCCGACGAGCGACTCACACGACTTGCAGAGATTGTTCACCCCGGACGTATCGTGCCGGCAACGTGCGAAGTTGTTGACATCGCCGGACTCGTAAAGGGGGCATCAAAAGGCGAAGGACTGGGAAACAAATTTCTCGGAAACATCCGGGAGACTGATGCCATCATCCATGTGCTGCGCTGCTTCGACGACGACAATATCACCCACGTGGACGGAACCATAGACCCTGTGCGTGACAAGGAGATTATCGACACCGAACTGCAACTCAAAGACCTCGAAACCATAGAAGGACAACTCGCCAAAACACAAAAGACGGCCGCCGCCGGCAACAAGGATGCCAAAGTGCTCATGACCGTACTGGAAGCCTACAAAGAAGTTTTGGAAAAAGGGAAAAACACCCGTGTCGTCACGTTTGAGAGCAAAGAGGAACAAGATGCCGCCCGCAATCTTTTCCTTCTCACGTCAAAGCCCGTGCTCTATGTGTGCAACGTGGACGAGGCATCCGCAAAAACTGGCAACGAATACGCCCGTCGCATCGAACAGTTAGCGGCTGAAGAGGGAGCAGAAACTATGATTATCGCAGGAAAAACAGAGGAGGACATCGCCGAACTGGAGTCGTATGAAGACAAGAAACTTTTTCTTGACGAACTGGGATTGGAAGAAAGCGGCGTGAACCGACTCATTAAAAAAGCCTATGCACTACTCAACCTGCAGACATTCATCACCGCCGGTGAGATGGAAGTGAAGGCTTGGACCTATAAGAAAGGATGGAAAGCACCACAATGTGCCGGTGTTATCCATACCGATTTTGAAAAGGGATTCATTCGCGCAGAGGTCATCAAATACGATGACTATATCCAATACGGATCGGAAGCTGCCGTGCGCGAAGCAGGAAAACTGGCTGTGGAAGGAAAGGAATATGTCGTCCAAGACGGAGACATCATGCACTTCCGGTTCAATGTGTAG
- the lgt gene encoding prolipoprotein diacylglyceryl transferase, giving the protein MMTHFINYINWAPSEIAFQIGSFGFRWYSLCWLIGLVLAFLIVRRLYKEQKIKDELFDPLLIYCFLGIIIGARLGHCFFYEPDVYLSSWDRFLEVFLPMKHTAEGWKFTGYEGLASHGGTLGLMLGLYLYYRRTHLNLWIVFDNIAIATPLTACFIRLGNLMNSEIIGKVTDVPWAFVFENAGRGLSDAPRHPGQLYEAICYFVFFFIGWYLYRKRPEKVGTGFFFGLCLTLIFTARFFIEFTKIDQVDFESGMLLNMGQLLSLPFIVIGIACMTGGKWLKRLGAK; this is encoded by the coding sequence ATGATGACGCATTTTATCAACTACATCAACTGGGCACCGTCGGAGATTGCATTCCAGATTGGCAGCTTTGGGTTTCGTTGGTACTCGCTCTGCTGGCTGATTGGTCTCGTGCTGGCATTTCTCATCGTCCGACGACTATATAAAGAACAGAAAATCAAGGATGAACTGTTCGACCCGCTGTTGATTTATTGTTTTCTCGGTATCATCATCGGTGCGCGGTTGGGACACTGTTTCTTCTACGAGCCCGATGTATATCTGAGCAGTTGGGACCGCTTCCTCGAAGTCTTTCTCCCAATGAAACATACGGCTGAGGGATGGAAGTTTACCGGATACGAAGGATTGGCATCACACGGTGGTACGCTCGGACTGATGCTGGGACTTTATCTGTACTATCGCCGCACACATCTCAATCTCTGGATTGTATTCGACAACATCGCTATTGCCACTCCGCTGACAGCTTGCTTCATCCGCTTAGGCAACCTGATGAACTCGGAGATTATCGGCAAGGTGACCGACGTTCCTTGGGCATTTGTCTTTGAAAATGCGGGACGGGGACTGTCGGACGCTCCGCGACATCCGGGACAACTCTACGAGGCTATCTGCTACTTCGTCTTTTTCTTTATCGGCTGGTATCTTTACAGAAAGAGACCTGAGAAAGTCGGCACGGGCTTCTTCTTCGGACTATGCCTGACACTTATTTTCACCGCACGATTCTTCATCGAGTTTACCAAGATAGACCAAGTGGATTTCGAAAGCGGCATGCTTCTCAATATGGGACAACTGCTTAGCCTCCCCTTCATCGTTATCGGCATTGCCTGTATGACTGGCGGGAAATGGCTAAAAAGACTGGGAGCGAAGTAA